ATTCTTGATCGGCTCCTGCTTTCTTCTGAAATCTCCCCGTCGGCTGTCAAGTCTCTGCCTGGGTTCGGACCTCTTCCATTCAAACTAGAAACGGGGTAAGCAATGCTGAGGTTATGAACTTGCAATCTATAGTTAGATGATCGAGTAGGTTCTATGATTTATGCGACATGACACGAGCGGGGTAGTAGTTTGTATTTGTCATAAACTCCCAAGGTTTGCAGCGTAAATTATTGTTTGGTTGGTGAAAAGGTTCTTGTCATGGCAAGAATTGCTTTGCCTTACTACAGGAGCTAAAATATAAGTGATGAATTAGCTTGCAAGAGGACCATTAAACGAGCAGGCGTCATTCACCGACTAATAGCAGACGCATCACTTactaaaatcaaatttacaaaTCAATCTTCATAAGATCAGCATTCTTGTGTTTTTTCCAGGACTAAAATGAGACTCCTGTTACTTTTCGTGGTTGTAGATACCTAGGAGTGGATGAGAAAGATGATGTGCAGCTCTTCTACTACTTCGTCCCATCAGAAGGCGACCCGCAAGACGATCCCCTGGTGCTCTGGCTCACCGGTGGCCCTGGTTGCTCCGCTCTCTCTGGACTTGTTTATGAGATAGGTGATCGATACTTCATTATCCTTTTGAGCCATTTTAGGATCAGGAAACTAGAAGTGCAATCAACATCTATATTTGCTACCTAAACACCGCCACACTCCACCTGTTACTGTGGAACTTGTGGCAACTCCGACTCTCCTGGCGCTCGATCTTTCATCTGTCAGACAATTTTGAGAGATATTAACCAAGCTTTATTTGCTGCCAAATGACAATCATTTCCCGGATGGCCCAAATGACTTCTGTGGATTGACAATAAATATTGGCAATTTCCTGCACATCTGCTTTTCAAGTGAAAGTAAAATGGCCTTGCATCAGCCACTCTGATCTATGGTTTGTTCTGGTTTAGGCCCTCTACGTTTTAACAAGACCCAGTATGACGGCAGATTACCATCTTTAATGCTGAATCCTTACTCTTGGACCAAGGTCCATCAAAATCTTGGACCGCATTTTGGGGTTTCTTTTGTTTAaagtttctttttcatgtttcatTTATGCCTGTGATGAATTTACAGGTCTCCAGCATAATCTTTCTAGACGCGCCTGTTGGCACAGGTTTCTCTTATTCAACGATTGCGGAAGGTTACCATACTGGCGACAAAGTCTATGCTTGCCAGAGTCGTATTTTTCTGGAAAAGGTGAAAAAACCTCAATACTTTTACCACATTCAGAAACTGATATTGGGCATAATTAAATGGTGGAGAGGTAATGTGTGGGATTTGGGCTGAGAACATTGCAATCACATAAGATGAAGTTTCATGGATGGATAGACCAAATTGAATTTGTTAGTTAAACATTGGCAAACGActgatttttgtaatatttttggCATGTGACAGTGGTTGCTTAGTCATCCGAGTTTCATTGAAAAGATGTATATATTGCCGGCAACTCTTATTCAGGCAAGGTCGTTCCTTTGATTGCTCGAGAAATATTAGAAGGTATACTCCATTTTCGTTGCCTTAACTCGGCCCtgttccttttcattttatttttttttcattcaggCTAATGACATCTTCTGGTTATATAATGCAGCCAGTAACAACATTTTGCAGAGACCCCTGATAAATCTCAAAGTAAAAGTATCTTGGCACTATAAGTTTGAGTCTCTTGGTTAAATGTCATTGCATTTGTCTCTACCGAGTTATCTCTTTCAGGGTTATCTGCTAGGAAATCCTGCAACAGACTCAATATTTGACGAAGGTTCAAGAATTCCCTTTGCATACCATAAAGCGTTAATACCAAAAGAGCTTTACAAGGTGATTCCCTTCCACTGTATTTGCTCCATTATGTTGTTTCCAGAACTTGTTACGAATCATCTTTGTTTTTCTAATATTTGCATATCAGTCAGCCAAGAGGAACTGCCGAGGAGAATATGTTCGATTCAACCGAACTCATCTTGAGTGTGCAGAGGATCTTCAAACTATCTTAGAAGTAAACACTTGCTGATCTTTCCTTCAAACTGTGAGCTTTTTCATTTCTAggttgtgtttctgttactGAATGAAGGTAGTCTTCCATTTTTTTGGGCTCTTGCAGTGCACTAGTAGAGTGAATAAGGGACACATTCTCGAGCCAAAATGTGACATCTATAAGCCATCGCATAAACTTCTCGAAAGTCGAAGGTACATGGCAGAGATACATGAAGAATCTTGGCGCGTGCCACCAGAAATCCCAGAATTCCATTGTCGGGTAACTACTTAAGGCTTAAGCCTGCTCTTTAATGTAAAGTATACATATTATGGCAATGATTTCATCCCCAGAACAGGAATATTACGACCTGTTATGCGACATTTGGGCAAACAATCCAGCCGTTCAAGAGGCCCTTCACATTAGACAGGTGCAAGACGCTGTTTActacagaaaagaaaagatgataaTGTTAGGATGAGATCATACCATGGCCTTAGTGGTAACTTCATTTTGCGACGATGGTCAGGGCATACTAAGGTGCTGGGTGCGATGCAACAGAAGCTTAGCTTACGCCCACGATGTCCGCAGTGCTGTGAGCCATCACCTGTATTTGAATAGTAGAGGATGCCGCTCCCTAATATACAGGTTTCTTTGTCCCACgctctttgttttttccttagTATTACTTCAGCTGTACCGTCTTCTTTCAAAATGATGTTTCATCAGATCAGACAACAAAGCGAGCAATGAATAGGTAAGGAGTAGGGAACTGAAAGGGTTCAAGCATGTCGGTTAAATGTGATTAATTGAGAATATGGCTGAGATTCGAAACAACCAAGCAAGATCCCGATCCGTTTCTCTCACGTGTTCTGACGGGAGTGAGTACATATTCTGCAGTGGTGATCATGACATGGTAATCCCATACTTGGGTACACAGTCCTGGATCAAGACTCTTAATCTATCCACCATGGACGATTGGCGGCCATGGATGGTCGGCGATCAAGTTGCCGGGTACATTCTGAATAGCCGCATATTCTCGGATGGTTCTATAGcattttctttctattgttCCTGACTGGTGTGGTTTCATACTGCATGAGCAGATTTACGAGGGAATACTCGAACGGTCTTACTTTTGCGACGGTGAAGGTGAGCATCTGAAAACCTGGGATTGGTCGTTTACCGAAGCAGGAAGGGGTTCAGATGGAATGTGAAGAAATGGCAATTTGCAGGGAGGAGGCCACACGGCTCCAGAGTACCTGCCTGAGGAGTGCTTTGCAATGTACAAAAGATGGATCCATCGAGAGCCATTGTAGCtatgtacatgaactaaaagattcATCTTGAATCAAAAGATTCAAGACCAGAACGCCGGGGGTTTATCTGCTCTGCCCGTGTTTGGATTTATGGTGACACTCCTGGTGAATCATTGTGCATGGAGAATATATagaaagaaattgttctcgTTTTATGGTGTTTAATTTTAGATGTGTTATTATAtgcattccttttttttatgagttttagccaatttttttcttccgatGTTTGCAAATTATAGATAAGAAggcaaaaaaataatgtatatattttatattcCTACTTTTTAGTAAGTGTTTGTTTGTCTCCCCTTCTAAAATGTTAGAAGtagttctttttcattttccggggaattcaaatattatcgaaatcttaaaaaatgcaaatatgaggaaattatatataaatctaCTTGTCATTATAGGTCTGGTTTTAAAGGTTTCAGTTATTTTGCATCgaaaaaaggtcaaaagtgCTTACACCGTGAAATCTTTTAGAAGTCTAGACAGACTCTAAATCTATGAGCAGGCCAGGCCTCCAAGCCCTTTTGCCTAAGCCCAGTCTACCCATTGACTAAGCATGAAATTTTATGCCAAGCCCGCCCAAGCGGGCCTAAAATATTTAACCAAATCTGCCCATTTTATGGACCTCCCTGGACTAGTTCAAATGTCATGGTGACACGATTACAGGTCAAATATCCTAAAAAACCTCCGATTTTAACTTTTatcccaattttatttttttatctcataaaaaacctcaaactttaggTTAAGTCTCAATTccaccataattttttttttgtcatataaaaaatcccaaattttaggTCTTGTcctcttaaatttttataatctcataaaaaagcacaaacttttaCTTGAGTCATAAATCTACCCCTATTAACCTTTAGTCCAAAAAATTTATTACCAATTCtaccataaacttttttttgtcaagagatagaaaattcataaaaggaTCATCAATTTTCTTGAGTTTCAAATCCACTCTTGCATGCTCTTAGGGCTTTTCTCAGATCTCTCATGCTTAAGATGTTCCATCTCCTAAATGCAAGCTCTATGACTACGAGAGATGGACCATCTTAAGCATGAGAGATCAATGAGCGCAAAATCCCTAAGAGCGATTTTAACGAGAGATTAATGAAGAGTATTTGAAACTCAAGTAAAAATTGATGATCTTTTTATAAGACAAAAGAAATTAGAGTGACATTGAAACTAGACCTAAAGCTAAGACTtttttgagacaaaaaaaaaaaaagtttatggtaGAATTGGTAATAAATATAAAGTTGAgggttttttatgagacaaaaaaagtttagtgtAGAATTAAGACTGGACctaaagtttgagtttttatggaacaaagaaaaaatttatgGTAGAATAAGGATATGACCTAAAATGgggattttttatgagacaaaaggCAAAATTAGGACAAGAGttaagtttaaggttttttagggtattaggAATGACTATCAtgttaatttataaatttaaacatGATTAAGCATGTCATAGATGAGTTGATCTCATGTGCAACATGTGAATAATTGAATGCGATATTGGCTCTTTTTTTGGATcgaaatcaattcaatcaaggttTTCTTGCCTTGGAATTAACTCAATTGTGAGAGCATTCTTGTTCTTTTGACTTATGAACTGATGATTTTAGGGGTTGACTTATGTCTTGGGAAAGTCAAATTTAAATGGGTGGAATGGCAAGAATCTTGCTAACTCTTCGTCAGGTAGCCAATTAATTAAGATCATGCCATTACTTccttaaatataaatatatataaattataatatatattatatatatattgaaaagttAGTGTCTCGAAAAACTTAAAACTAGTACATTTAATAAAATTACTCataattgattttatgaccataaaaatctgaaattgatacatttacgataaatttacttccaaattaattttttgattacactaaatttcaaattaatacatttataataaatatacgTTTTGTTActtttcattaaattatattaatatcgtgaaaaatcataaatcaatataCTTGTGAAGTCATGTATTATCCAATTTAacaatttgattataaaatctaacgaaaattaaaaaaaaaattgtgtgtatcattttaagattttttataataaaaataatttgtgataaatttgcgAATAGTTCGGAGTTTTTCGTGCTATAACTATAAAGCCTTGAATTAGAAACTGGAATGAGCAGAACCGGGTGAGAGTTCAGGCACAAAAGGCGCGCTCCATCGGCATACAAATCATCGGAGTCCGGTTCTGCACACTCGAACCAGGAAAGGGGCACCACCATCCATCATGCGCCGGGAGGAGAAGAAGCGCAAGTTCCACGAAGCCGTCCTCAACATGCTttaccctcccccaccttctcCTCCTAGTCCTCCTCAGGTACaacccctccctccctcccccctccccttctcctctctttctctctctcacatgttGAATCCGCAATGACAGACGGAGGATGGAGATGGGGCGCACGGCGCTGCTGCATCCGGAGGAGGAGGACTTCGAGGGGACGGATTTCCAGGTTCCAGGACTCGTGCCCATGCCGCCGATTTGTGATGTATTGGGTCATCTTCGTATATGTAGTTCGATTGTCGTTTGATGTTTCTTGAACCGCAGATGAGGCGGGAGACGGGGTCGGTGGTTCCTCGGCAAGTGATGTCGATCGTGATGGCGGTGGAGGCGAATGTGGGGAGCGGAAACTGACTAGAGCTCAGAGGAAGAGGACCCGCAAGAAGAAGCTCAAGGAGGAGATCGCCCGCCGCGGGAAAATCGTCGGCCCCTTGTTGCCTTGTAGCGGCAATGGCGGATGCAGCACGAAAGAGGACGGCCATAGTGGCCTTGAAGAGGAAGAGCCGCCaggtgttcgacgaaatgccgaGCTGGGATCTGACGATGTGCCTCACGAGCGTGGTATTGTTTCTTCTTGCTTATCAAAGTACTCTTTTTTACCTTTGGTTACGTTATTGTTGTTTCAATTAGATGAAGAGTTAGATTTTCTTGGTGCAAATGAGAGGTCGGCTTTTAGCTGATCATGCCCACAGGTTATGTTAAAGTTTTACCAGAATGAGATGAAGGGTTGGATGTTCTTGGTGAAAATTAGAGACAATTGGTTGGTTTAGCTGATCATGTTTAGCTTTTTGGTTAATTGGAGGCCAGAGATTGCCAGGGATCAAGTAGAAAATGAGTACCAGTTCTTTTGCTGAATATTAAATCAATGTGCTTGTTCTACAGCATACGTCACATTTCATGAGTTCAACAACAGTAGGAATTAGCTATTAAGTTTTCCCAAC
Above is a window of Eucalyptus grandis isolate ANBG69807.140 chromosome 9, ASM1654582v1, whole genome shotgun sequence DNA encoding:
- the LOC104420343 gene encoding serine carboxypeptidase-like 7 — protein: MITMLQSEFFKRLGVSLIILDRLLLSSEISPSAVKSLPGFGPLPFKLETGYLGVDEKDDVQLFYYFVPSEGDPQDDPLVLWLTGGPGCSALSGLVYEIGLQHNLSRRACWHRFLLFNDCGRLPYWRQSLCLPESYFSGKGEKTSILLPHSETDIGHN
- the LOC120285982 gene encoding serine carboxypeptidase-like 17, which encodes MYVYIAGNSYSGKVVPLIAREILEASNNILQRPLINLKGYLLGNPATDSIFDEGSRIPFAYHKALIPKELYKSAKRNCRGEYVRFNRTHLECAEDLQTILECTSRVNKGHILEPKCDIYKPSHKLLESRRYMAEIHEESWRVPPEIPEFHCREYYDLLCDIWANNPAVQEALHIRQGILRCWVRCNRSLAYAHDVRSAVSHHLYLNSRGCRSLIYSGDHDMVIPYLGTQSWIKTLNLSTMDDWRPWMVGDQVAGFTREYSNGLTFATVKGGGHTAPEYLPEECFAMYKRWIHREPL
- the LOC104418431 gene encoding uncharacterized protein LOC104418431, which gives rise to MRREEKKRKFHEAVLNMLYPPPPSPPSPPQTEDGDGAHGAAASGGGGLRGDGFPDEAGDGVGGSSASDVDRDGGGGECGERKLTRAQRKRTRKKKLKEEIARRGKIVGPLLPCSGNGGCSTKEDGHSGLEEEEPPGVRRNAELGSDDVPHEREGSAAFINQKRLKQRRAAKKLAKDRLKLSDQTEQ